One window from the genome of Nitrosopumilus sp. encodes:
- a CDS encoding amidophosphoribosyltransferase, with amino-acid sequence MPKVKENCGVVGIYSLTGKNVIPMVFDALRALQHRGQEAWGFAVPNKPPFKRVGLVSHSSSEFKKIAQEYESPCVIGHVRYSTMGKSTLENAQPLKVKDLCIAHNGTIANAQELSNLVGGCSFTPQNASDTLVAAERLVSLISENGQMGKALSILKNEMVGSYCFTFISDDNSVYAARDPKGFRPMVLGHKESDNTYIVTSESSAVTAVGATLQRDVIPGELIKLSKTGLETEKFSTDTSRAHCSFEFTYFAHPSSNMEGHNIYLSRKKIGQFMAKKFPIVDADLVIPVPDSARPAALGYAQELGVSFDEGLLKDRYSKKGPLRSFIEPHQSDRVDINRWIIPITEIIKDKHVVVIDDSLVRGTSSKAIIKALRRAGAKKISMLITYPQINYPCYAGIDFPSQEELATFANGKEMTSDEITEMVRQSIGVDFLGYNDAENLANAVGIPKDSMCFTCSSGNYDSLGIQPDFTKREQIKGIKN; translated from the coding sequence TTGCCTAAAGTTAAGGAGAATTGTGGTGTAGTTGGAATTTACAGCTTAACTGGAAAAAATGTCATTCCTATGGTTTTTGATGCTTTACGGGCTTTACAACATAGAGGGCAAGAAGCTTGGGGCTTTGCAGTTCCAAACAAACCTCCATTCAAAAGAGTAGGTTTGGTTTCGCATTCTTCGTCTGAATTTAAAAAAATAGCTCAAGAATATGAATCACCTTGTGTTATTGGACATGTTAGATATTCTACAATGGGTAAAAGTACTCTTGAAAATGCGCAACCTCTGAAAGTAAAAGATCTATGTATTGCACATAATGGCACCATTGCAAATGCACAAGAACTATCTAACTTGGTAGGTGGATGCTCTTTTACTCCTCAAAATGCCAGTGATACTCTAGTAGCTGCTGAACGTCTGGTCTCATTAATTTCTGAAAATGGTCAAATGGGAAAAGCATTATCTATTTTAAAAAATGAAATGGTTGGCTCTTATTGTTTTACTTTTATTTCGGATGATAATTCTGTATATGCAGCTAGAGACCCCAAAGGATTTCGTCCAATGGTTTTAGGACACAAAGAATCTGATAATACATACATTGTAACTTCTGAATCATCTGCAGTTACTGCAGTTGGTGCAACACTTCAACGCGATGTAATTCCTGGAGAATTAATTAAATTAAGCAAAACTGGTTTGGAAACTGAAAAATTTTCAACTGATACTTCTCGAGCTCATTGCTCTTTTGAATTCACTTACTTTGCACATCCTTCAAGTAATATGGAGGGACACAACATTTACCTTTCAAGAAAAAAAATTGGGCAGTTTATGGCAAAGAAGTTCCCTATCGTAGATGCAGATTTGGTAATTCCGGTACCTGATTCTGCAAGACCAGCTGCGTTGGGTTATGCTCAAGAACTTGGTGTATCTTTTGATGAAGGTTTACTAAAAGACAGATACAGTAAGAAAGGTCCTTTGAGAAGTTTCATTGAGCCACATCAAAGTGACAGAGTTGACATAAATCGTTGGATAATTCCCATTACTGAAATAATTAAAGATAAACATGTGGTTGTAATTGATGATAGTCTAGTTAGAGGTACTAGCTCAAAAGCCATTATTAAGGCTCTTCGTCGTGCAGGAGCTAAAAAAATTAGCATGTTAATCACATATCCTCAGATAAACTATCCTTGTTATGCGGGAATTGATTTTCCTTCCCAAGAAGAATTAGCTACGTTTGCTAATGGAAAAGAAATGACTAGTGATGAAATTACTGAGATGGTAAGACAAAGTATTGGTGTTGATTTTTTGGGTTATAATGATGCTGAAAATCTAGCAAATGCTGTTGGAATTCCAAAAGATTCTATGTGCTTTACTTGTTCTTCCGGAAATTATGATTCTTTGGGGATACAACCTGATTTCACTAAACGTGAACAAATTAAAGGAATTAAAAATTAA
- a CDS encoding DUF427 domain-containing protein: MQAIWNDVVIAESDDTVEVEGNHYFPFDSIKQEYFKKTELTTFCGWKGMANYYSVSVNGKTNKDCAWYYADPNDAAIKIKGMIAFWNGVKVK, encoded by the coding sequence ATGCAAGCAATCTGGAATGATGTAGTCATTGCTGAAAGTGATGATACCGTAGAGGTTGAAGGGAATCATTATTTTCCATTTGATTCTATAAAACAAGAATATTTTAAAAAAACTGAACTAACTACTTTTTGTGGTTGGAAAGGGATGGCAAATTATTATTCTGTTAGCGTAAATGGAAAAACAAACAAAGATTGTGCTTGGTATTATGCTGATCCAAATGATGCAGCCATAAAAATTAAAGGGATGATTGCATTTTGGAATGGTGTCAAAGTCAAGTAA
- a CDS encoding response regulator, translating into MTNCIIIDDDSDICDIFCELLDIVNVKVLGVSTDGKDALNLYKKHGPDIVFTDLQMERHDGYFVVETIKDEYPDAKIAVITGDLNAVHSPILNLLKIPIIQKPFDIHEIKQLLIDIFLMDFSIPSSFEIQYKFKNDVTVYSCNVNYSQYRNFKKLPVVEDCVVTSEKNIPASNQLEDALQMANQNDTTKIRNLSEVVVE; encoded by the coding sequence TTGACTAATTGTATAATAATAGATGATGATTCTGATATTTGTGATATTTTTTGTGAATTGTTAGATATTGTCAATGTGAAAGTTCTTGGAGTTAGTACTGATGGAAAAGATGCATTAAATCTCTATAAAAAACACGGTCCAGATATTGTTTTTACGGATCTGCAAATGGAACGCCATGATGGTTATTTTGTAGTTGAAACAATCAAAGATGAATACCCTGATGCAAAGATTGCGGTAATTACAGGAGATCTAAATGCTGTGCATTCTCCAATTCTTAATTTACTCAAAATTCCAATTATTCAAAAACCCTTTGACATACATGAAATCAAACAACTTCTAATTGATATCTTTTTGATGGATTTTTCAATTCCATCATCTTTTGAAATTCAATATAAATTCAAAAATGATGTAACTGTATATTCTTGCAATGTAAATTATTCCCAATATAGAAATTTTAAAAAATTGCCTGTTGTTGAAGATTGTGTTGTGACTAGTGAGAAAAACATCCCTGCTTCTAATCAACTAGAAGATGCTCTTCAAATGGCAAACCAGAACGATACCACTAAAATTCGTAATTTATCTGAGGTTGTTGTAGAATGA
- a CDS encoding transcriptional regulator, with protein MTDIDTFFAPSLEKIISDNLGKTTFHSIQNRLFEKYGVSITESIKDFKKLDSVLREFFGAGAEGLEKKFLDRICAIKSKQDRIEKRFTISDPEISQSILKAFSDDEMSRILNSSIGEPWTISEILEKLDIPTTSGYRKINSLIKDGLLIKTGSELTSNNRVVEKYKSLFDNVNIDFNNKVTVHVQFTQEVIMNSTVLKTVYGE; from the coding sequence ATGACTGATATTGACACTTTTTTTGCTCCTTCACTTGAAAAAATCATTTCTGACAATTTGGGCAAAACTACTTTTCATAGCATCCAAAATCGACTATTTGAAAAATATGGTGTTTCGATAACTGAATCAATTAAGGATTTCAAAAAATTAGATTCTGTATTACGAGAATTTTTTGGCGCTGGTGCTGAAGGATTAGAAAAAAAATTCCTAGACCGCATATGCGCAATAAAATCAAAACAAGACAGAATTGAAAAAAGATTTACTATATCTGATCCTGAAATCAGTCAATCTATTCTAAAAGCATTTAGTGATGATGAAATGTCTAGAATCCTTAACTCTTCAATTGGAGAACCTTGGACCATTTCTGAAATTTTAGAGAAATTGGATATTCCAACCACTTCTGGATATAGAAAAATCAATTCCTTAATCAAAGATGGATTATTGATAAAAACAGGTTCTGAATTGACTTCTAATAATAGAGTTGTTGAGAAATACAAATCTCTTTTTGACAATGTCAATATTGATTTTAACAATAAAGTAACTGTTCATGTTCAATTTACTCAAGAAGTTATTATGAACAGCACTGTTCTAAAAACAGTTTATGGCGAATAA
- the purC gene encoding phosphoribosylaminoimidazolesuccinocarboxamide synthase produces the protein MKFLTSGKVKDLYEIDESSMLFKFSNRVSAFDVKFHQDIPRKGEVLCKFAEFWFNELSVPNHFIERKTDTEIIVKKMKMLPIECVVRGYFYGSLVSRWKKGEVKIPEGTDTTLAAKLPEPVFDPTTKSEHDIPIDKSKALEMNLVTEDQYVWLEKTSIEIYKKMAKIADNVGFILADLKLEFGLLDGKITLGDSIGPDEYRLWPKDSFEVGKIQEAYDKQLLRDWLTANGYQKQFEDERDAGREPIAPEIPEEIISKMTERYVTAYEKLTGHSL, from the coding sequence TTGAAGTTTCTTACTAGTGGTAAAGTAAAGGATCTTTACGAAATAGATGAGTCTAGTATGTTGTTCAAATTTTCAAATCGTGTTTCAGCATTTGACGTAAAATTCCATCAGGACATTCCTAGGAAAGGGGAAGTTCTTTGTAAATTTGCAGAATTTTGGTTTAATGAACTATCTGTGCCAAATCACTTTATCGAAAGGAAAACTGATACTGAAATTATTGTAAAAAAGATGAAAATGCTTCCAATAGAGTGTGTAGTGCGTGGATATTTTTATGGTAGTCTTGTAAGCAGATGGAAAAAAGGAGAAGTAAAAATTCCAGAAGGCACAGACACTACGTTAGCTGCAAAATTACCCGAACCTGTCTTTGATCCTACTACTAAATCTGAACATGATATACCAATAGACAAGTCTAAGGCACTAGAAATGAATTTGGTTACTGAAGATCAATATGTTTGGTTAGAAAAAACCTCTATTGAAATTTACAAAAAAATGGCCAAAATTGCTGATAATGTTGGCTTTATTCTTGCGGATTTAAAATTGGAATTTGGATTACTTGATGGTAAAATTACCTTGGGGGATTCTATTGGACCTGATGAATATAGATTGTGGCCAAAAGATTCCTTTGAAGTAGGAAAAATTCAAGAAGCATATGACAAACAACTTCTTCGTGATTGGTTGACTGCAAATGGTTATCAGAAACAATTTGAAGATGAACGTGATGCCGGTAGAGAACCTATTGCACCTGAAATCCCTGAAGAGATTATTTCAAAAATGACGGAACGATATGTTACAGCATATGAAAAATTAACTGGACATTCATTATAA
- a CDS encoding winged helix-turn-helix domain-containing protein, whose product MSTLLEKQIKVNRIVTTSIEHARAIEDPARAKIVEILYRQAMSADQIATALKKTGYKKALTTVRHHLEILKESGLIEIAKIEESRGAITKYYSTTTKLLDFQTPEDFESTYSKIIDNTSTKIEKILKGLTPKTSKTKGKKSAEYSQYLVMEIMNRAMTNVFENSDKK is encoded by the coding sequence ATGTCTACTCTGTTAGAAAAACAAATCAAAGTAAATCGTATTGTTACGACAAGTATTGAACACGCCAGAGCAATTGAAGACCCTGCTCGAGCAAAAATCGTAGAAATCTTATACCGTCAAGCAATGTCTGCAGACCAAATCGCCACTGCACTCAAAAAGACAGGATACAAAAAAGCACTTACAACTGTCCGACATCACTTAGAGATTCTCAAAGAATCTGGTCTAATAGAGATTGCAAAAATTGAAGAATCACGTGGAGCCATAACAAAATACTATAGTACAACAACAAAACTACTTGATTTTCAAACTCCTGAAGATTTTGAATCGACGTATTCAAAAATTATAGACAACACCTCTACCAAAATCGAAAAGATCCTCAAAGGATTAACTCCTAAAACCTCGAAAACCAAAGGGAAAAAATCTGCAGAATACTCTCAGTATTTGGTCATGGAAATAATGAACCGTGCTATGACAAATGTATTTGAAAACTCTGACAAAAAATAA